One segment of Proteus appendicitidis DNA contains the following:
- the narH gene encoding nitrate reductase subunit beta — protein sequence MKIRSQVGMVLNLDKCIGCHTCSVTCKNVWTSREGVEYAWFNNVETKPGTGYPQNWEDQEKWKGGWIKNIKGKLVPRMGNRVGLLSKIFANPDVPALDDYYEPFDYDYEHLKNAPEGSLPTARPRSLITGQRMTKIEKGPNWEDDLGGEFSKRAADKNFANMQKEMYGQFENTFMMYLPRLCEHCLNPACVATCPSGAIYKRAEDGIVLIDQDKCRGWRMCLTGCPYKKIYFNWKSGKSEKCIFCYPRIEAGQPTLCSETCVGRIRYLGVMLYDADKISQAASADNEKDLYQSQLDIFLDPFDPEVIKAAEEQGIPLSVIDAAQRSPVYKMAVDWKLALPLHPEYRTLPMVWYVPPLSPIQSAADAGVLPHTGVLPDVESLRIPVQYLANLLTAGDTAPVLLALKRMLAMRHYKRAETVEGKTDLSALEQVGLTEAQAQEMYRYLAIANYEDRFVIPSSHRELAREAFPERNGCGFSFGDGCHGSDSKFNLFNSHRIDAIDITSRTPQDERRSEEKI from the coding sequence ATGAAAATTCGTTCACAAGTCGGTATGGTACTGAACCTCGACAAATGTATCGGTTGCCATACCTGTTCAGTAACCTGTAAAAATGTTTGGACCAGTCGCGAAGGTGTTGAATACGCATGGTTCAATAACGTTGAAACCAAGCCGGGTACAGGGTATCCCCAAAATTGGGAAGACCAAGAGAAGTGGAAAGGTGGCTGGATCAAAAATATCAAAGGTAAATTAGTACCAAGAATGGGCAACCGTGTTGGTCTATTATCTAAAATTTTTGCCAACCCAGATGTTCCCGCATTAGATGACTACTATGAGCCATTTGATTATGACTATGAGCATTTAAAAAATGCGCCAGAAGGCTCCTTACCGACGGCTCGTCCTCGTTCGCTGATCACTGGTCAGCGCATGACCAAAATCGAAAAAGGTCCAAACTGGGAAGATGATTTAGGGGGCGAATTTAGTAAACGCGCTGCGGATAAAAACTTCGCCAATATGCAAAAAGAGATGTATGGGCAGTTTGAAAATACATTCATGATGTATTTACCGCGTTTATGTGAACACTGCTTAAATCCTGCTTGTGTTGCGACATGTCCAAGTGGTGCGATTTATAAACGCGCTGAAGATGGCATTGTGCTTATCGACCAAGATAAATGCCGTGGATGGCGCATGTGTTTAACTGGATGCCCATACAAAAAAATCTACTTCAACTGGAAAAGTGGTAAGTCAGAAAAATGTATTTTCTGTTATCCACGTATTGAAGCTGGTCAGCCAACACTGTGCTCAGAAACTTGTGTCGGACGTATTCGTTATCTGGGTGTGATGCTGTATGACGCAGATAAAATCTCACAAGCTGCCAGTGCGGATAATGAAAAGGATTTATACCAAAGCCAATTAGATATCTTCTTAGATCCCTTTGATCCTGAAGTGATCAAAGCGGCTGAAGAGCAAGGTATTCCATTAAGTGTGATTGATGCAGCACAGCGTTCGCCTGTTTACAAAATGGCGGTAGATTGGAAGCTGGCATTACCACTGCACCCTGAATATCGCACCTTACCAATGGTTTGGTATGTACCACCTTTGTCACCAATTCAGTCTGCTGCTGATGCGGGTGTGTTACCACATACAGGCGTTCTGCCTGATGTAGAAAGCTTACGTATTCCTGTGCAGTATTTAGCTAACTTGTTGACCGCGGGTGATACTGCGCCTGTGTTATTAGCATTAAAACGTATGCTAGCGATGCGTCATTATAAACGTGCTGAAACGGTAGAAGGGAAAACGGACTTAAGTGCATTAGAGCAAGTCGGTTTGACAGAAGCACAGGCTCAAGAAATGTATCGTTATCTGGCTATCGCAAATTATGAAGATCGCTTTGTTATTCCATCAAGCCATCGTGAACTTGCAAGAGAAGCTTTCCCAGAACGTAATGGTTGTGGTTTTAGCTTTGGTGATGGTTGTCATGGCAGTGATAGCAAATTTAATTTGTTTAATAGTCATCGTATTGATGCGATTGATATCACATCAAGAACACCTCAAGACGAACGCCGATCAGAGGAGAAAATATAA
- the narJ gene encoding nitrate reductase molybdenum cofactor assembly chaperone — protein MISLKVISHLLDYPTQELWDNRGELIDALQEAEELPVTQVAKLMAFIHALTQQELLDAQANYSELFDRGRARSLLLFEHVHGESRDRGQAMVDLLNQYQQAGITLSSRELPDYLPTYLEYLTLLPTTECIEGLNNIAPILALLGERLKQRGSDYHALFDVLLCLSQSGLEASQLTAQVEKEPLDDTPAALDAVWEEEQVTFLGEGTQCGSGKISQHQRRFAQETTVQYLNVGNSLDTGAQK, from the coding sequence ATGATCTCTCTGAAAGTTATTTCACATCTCTTAGATTATCCCACACAAGAATTGTGGGATAACCGAGGCGAACTTATCGATGCATTACAGGAAGCTGAGGAGCTTCCTGTGACTCAAGTTGCGAAATTAATGGCATTTATTCATGCCTTAACGCAACAAGAGTTATTAGATGCGCAAGCCAATTACAGCGAGCTTTTTGATAGAGGTCGGGCGCGATCACTGCTGTTATTTGAACACGTTCATGGTGAATCTCGCGATCGTGGTCAGGCAATGGTTGATCTGCTCAATCAATATCAACAAGCAGGGATCACATTAAGTAGCCGTGAACTTCCTGACTATTTGCCGACTTACCTTGAATACCTAACGCTTTTACCGACAACCGAGTGTATTGAAGGGCTAAACAATATTGCGCCTATTTTGGCGTTACTGGGTGAGCGTTTAAAACAGCGAGGCAGTGACTATCATGCTCTCTTTGATGTGTTGCTTTGCCTTTCGCAAAGTGGATTAGAAGCATCACAACTGACGGCTCAAGTAGAAAAAGAGCCTTTAGATGATACACCAGCTGCATTAGATGCTGTGTGGGAAGAAGAACAAGTGACGTTTCTTGGAGAAGGTACGCAATGTGGCAGTGGCAAAATTAGCCAACATCAGCGCCGTTTTGCACAAGAGACGACAGTTCAATATCTCAACGTGGGGAATTCGTTGGATACGGGAGCACAAAAATGA
- the narI gene encoding respiratory nitrate reductase subunit gamma: protein MNYINMLFFDIYPYIAGAVFIIGSWLRYDYGQYTWRAGSSQMLDKKNMRLASNLFHVGILGIFAGHFLGMLTPHWMYESFLPIEYKQIMAMVGGGTCGVLMLVGGVMLLKRRLTNPRVRATSSFGDIMILTLLVIQVALGLLTIPFSAQHMDGSEMMKLVAWAQSIVTFHGGASAHLEGVALVFKLHIFLGMTIFLLFPFCRLVHIWSVPVEYLTRRYQIVRNRH from the coding sequence ATGAATTACATCAATATGTTATTTTTTGATATCTATCCCTATATTGCGGGTGCCGTTTTTATTATCGGTAGCTGGTTACGCTATGACTATGGTCAATATACATGGCGTGCCGGCTCTAGCCAGATGTTAGACAAGAAAAATATGCGATTGGCTTCTAACTTATTTCATGTTGGGATCCTTGGTATTTTTGCTGGTCATTTTCTGGGAATGCTAACACCACATTGGATGTATGAATCTTTCCTGCCAATTGAATATAAACAAATTATGGCAATGGTTGGTGGTGGTACTTGTGGTGTGTTAATGCTGGTGGGGGGCGTGATGTTATTAAAACGTCGTTTAACCAATCCACGCGTTAGGGCCACATCTTCATTTGGTGACATCATGATCTTAACGCTTTTGGTTATTCAAGTCGCGTTAGGTTTACTGACAATTCCATTCTCAGCACAACATATGGATGGAAGCGAAATGATGAAGCTGGTGGCTTGGGCGCAATCCATTGTGACCTTCCACGGCGGTGCTTCTGCTCATCTTGAAGGTGTTGCATTGGTGTTTAAATTGCACATTTTCTTAGGTATGACGATTTTCTTATTGTTCCCATTCTGTCGATTAGTTCATATTTGGAGCGTGCCAGTTGAGTATTTAACTCGTCGCTATCAAATTGTGCGTAATCGTCATTAA
- the ycaC gene encoding isochorismate family cysteine hydrolase YcaC has protein sequence MSFKYHRIDKNNAAVLLVDHQAGLLSLVRDIEPDKFNNNVLALANAAKYFNLPTILTTSFEDGPNGPLMPQLVEMFPDAPYIARPGQINAWDNEDFVKAVKATGKKQLIIAGVVTEVCVAFPALSALEEGFEVFVVTDASGTFNAISRDSAWDRMSKAGAQLINWFGLACELHRDWRNDIEGLGTLFANHIPDYRNLMTSYNTLTKK, from the coding sequence ATGAGCTTTAAATATCATCGTATTGATAAAAATAATGCCGCTGTTTTGTTGGTAGACCATCAAGCTGGATTACTCTCTTTAGTCAGAGATATCGAGCCTGATAAATTCAATAATAATGTATTAGCATTAGCCAATGCCGCTAAATACTTTAATTTACCTACCATTTTAACGACTTCTTTTGAGGATGGTCCTAATGGTCCTCTAATGCCTCAGCTCGTTGAAATGTTCCCAGATGCTCCTTATATCGCTCGCCCAGGTCAAATCAATGCGTGGGATAATGAAGACTTCGTCAAAGCCGTTAAAGCAACGGGTAAAAAACAACTGATTATTGCAGGTGTTGTGACTGAAGTTTGTGTTGCATTCCCAGCATTATCAGCACTTGAGGAAGGTTTTGAAGTCTTTGTTGTCACTGATGCTTCAGGCACTTTCAACGCCATTTCTCGTGACTCTGCGTGGGATAGAATGTCAAAAGCAGGGGCGCAATTAATTAACTGGTTTGGTTTAGCTTGTGAATTACACCGTGACTGGCGTAATGATATCGAAGGATTAGGTACACTGTTTGCTAATCATATTCCAGACTATCGTAATCTTATGACAAGCTATAATACTTTAACAAAAAAGTAA
- a CDS encoding lactate oxidase, with the protein MKRQILKATAIAMALSVGVAQAAEYKASTAEGPIKIVNLKAMEAQVQANMEKGAFGYIRGGAEDENNLRSNTSAFDKKYIMPRSLQGIEFSDLDLKTEFLGIKLDTPIIQAPMAAQGLAHQQGEVATAKGMAKAGSIFSLSTYGNKTIKEVADAQPGYPFFFQLYMSKNDAFNEYILSQAKQYGAKGIIMTIDSSVGGYREDDVKNNFQFPLGFANLEAFAKISDDKSKTGKGAGISEIYAQAKQAFTPADIQYVKKMSGLPVIVKGIESPEDADTAIKAGADAIWVSNHGGRQLDSAPATIDVLPAIAKVVNKRVPIVFDSGVRRGSHVFKALASGADVVAVGRPILYGLNLGGAEGVNSVIQHLNKELKINMMLGGAKTVKDIQATPLYTDASFNQ; encoded by the coding sequence ATGAAACGTCAAATATTAAAAGCTACCGCTATTGCTATGGCATTAAGTGTAGGTGTTGCACAGGCTGCTGAATATAAAGCAAGTACTGCTGAAGGTCCAATTAAAATAGTAAACCTAAAAGCAATGGAAGCTCAAGTTCAAGCAAATATGGAAAAAGGCGCTTTCGGTTATATTCGCGGTGGTGCTGAAGATGAAAATAACTTACGTTCTAATACAAGTGCATTTGATAAAAAATATATTATGCCTCGTTCATTACAAGGCATCGAATTTTCTGACTTAGATTTAAAAACAGAATTTTTGGGTATTAAATTAGATACGCCTATTATTCAGGCACCGATGGCAGCTCAAGGGCTTGCACATCAACAAGGCGAAGTTGCCACAGCAAAAGGTATGGCGAAAGCCGGCTCTATTTTTTCATTAAGCACTTATGGTAATAAAACCATTAAAGAAGTGGCGGATGCTCAACCCGGTTACCCATTCTTCTTTCAGTTATACATGAGTAAAAATGATGCCTTTAATGAGTATATTTTATCTCAAGCAAAACAGTATGGCGCTAAAGGTATCATTATGACTATCGACTCTTCAGTGGGTGGTTATCGTGAAGATGATGTGAAAAATAATTTCCAATTTCCATTAGGTTTTGCCAACTTAGAAGCGTTTGCAAAAATCAGTGATGATAAATCTAAAACAGGTAAAGGTGCGGGTATTAGTGAAATTTATGCTCAAGCTAAACAAGCATTTACACCCGCAGATATTCAGTATGTGAAAAAGATGTCTGGTTTACCTGTGATTGTAAAAGGTATCGAATCACCTGAAGATGCAGATACTGCAATTAAAGCGGGTGCAGATGCGATTTGGGTTTCTAATCACGGTGGTCGTCAATTAGATAGCGCACCAGCAACGATTGATGTGTTACCTGCAATTGCCAAAGTGGTAAATAAACGTGTGCCTATCGTGTTTGACAGTGGTGTGCGTCGTGGTTCACATGTCTTTAAAGCATTAGCCAGTGGTGCAGATGTTGTCGCTGTTGGTCGCCCAATTCTTTATGGATTAAATTTAGGTGGTGCTGAAGGTGTTAATTCAGTTATCCAACATTTAAATAAAGAATTAAAAATTAATATGATGTTAGGTGGCGCAAAAACAGTAAAAGATATTCAAGCCACTCCACTTTATACCGATGCAAGTTTTAATCAATAA
- the eptB gene encoding kdo(2)-lipid A phosphoethanolamine 7''-transferase, with product MQKLKFLRFSKENIALFLAVYLGFFLNLSVYIGRYGTQNTNNPLIDALYILGEIAVNIAFTFFLLRLLSFFGSLFFKIVASFILVVSVCASYYISFYDVVIGYGIIISTLTTDTDLSKELVSPNVIIWIIGLSILPLALIWLCKKPEKNLTAQQKKKIWIKNTAKMLVIALAVFAYLKTLDSKQKAYEIKNNLDLPSYSGGLSYAYLPTNWIIPLFQYAITQYDDTFNNQNIFNPADHFTYEPSKANEDVYVVFIIGETARWDHMGLLGYKRQTNPLLSQEKNLVAFKGISCDTATKLSLKCMFVRENGTESNDQRTLKENNIFSVLSQLGMSSELFSMQSELWFYNKLDLNNYAMKEMMTAKNSNFGKELDDTLLIAETANAVAQHPKGNHLVILHTKGSHFMYSQRYPESFKKYQPECLNVDDECTKEQLVNAYDNSILYTDYFIDGILNTLRDKKAIVFYTSDHGESISEKGGLHGTPKEIAPPEQFRVPFLVWMSDSYLAEPQNKQLFDNLKRNQDVERTFYHHNIFDSMLGCLGYSSPDGGINNQNNLCFGDTPSTQE from the coding sequence ATGCAAAAATTAAAGTTTTTACGTTTTTCTAAAGAGAACATTGCCCTTTTTTTAGCTGTCTACCTTGGTTTCTTTCTTAATCTTTCCGTTTACATTGGCCGATACGGCACACAAAATACAAACAACCCCCTCATTGATGCATTATATATTCTAGGTGAAATTGCCGTTAACATTGCCTTTACCTTCTTTCTTTTACGACTACTCTCTTTTTTCGGCTCTCTATTCTTTAAAATCGTCGCCTCTTTTATTCTCGTCGTGAGTGTTTGTGCTAGTTACTATATTTCTTTTTATGATGTCGTTATTGGATATGGCATTATCATTTCAACACTAACCACGGATACGGATTTATCTAAAGAGCTGGTTAGCCCAAATGTCATTATTTGGATTATTGGCTTATCTATTTTGCCATTGGCTCTTATTTGGCTATGTAAAAAACCAGAGAAAAATCTCACAGCACAGCAAAAGAAAAAAATCTGGATAAAAAATACCGCCAAAATGCTTGTGATTGCACTGGCTGTTTTTGCCTATTTAAAAACGCTTGATTCAAAACAAAAAGCCTATGAAATAAAAAATAACTTAGACCTGCCAAGTTATAGTGGTGGCTTAAGTTATGCGTATTTACCTACAAATTGGATTATCCCATTATTTCAATATGCAATAACGCAGTATGACGATACGTTTAATAACCAAAATATTTTTAATCCTGCTGATCACTTCACTTATGAGCCTTCAAAGGCAAATGAAGATGTGTATGTTGTTTTTATTATTGGTGAAACAGCAAGATGGGATCATATGGGATTGTTAGGCTATAAACGTCAAACAAATCCGCTATTAAGCCAAGAAAAAAATCTGGTTGCCTTTAAAGGTATTTCTTGTGATACCGCAACAAAGCTCTCTTTAAAATGTATGTTCGTACGAGAAAACGGAACAGAAAGTAACGATCAGCGGACATTAAAAGAGAACAATATTTTTTCAGTATTAAGCCAATTAGGTATGTCATCAGAATTGTTCTCAATGCAAAGCGAACTGTGGTTTTACAATAAGCTTGATTTAAATAACTACGCAATGAAAGAGATGATGACGGCAAAAAATAGCAACTTTGGTAAAGAACTTGATGACACCTTATTAATTGCTGAAACTGCGAATGCAGTTGCCCAACATCCAAAGGGAAATCATTTAGTGATTTTACATACTAAAGGCTCTCATTTTATGTACTCACAGCGTTACCCTGAATCATTCAAAAAATATCAACCTGAATGTTTAAATGTGGATGATGAGTGTACTAAAGAGCAGTTAGTGAATGCTTATGATAACTCTATTCTTTATACCGACTATTTTATTGATGGTATACTCAACACATTACGCGATAAAAAAGCCATTGTGTTTTATACCTCCGATCACGGTGAATCTATTTCAGAAAAAGGTGGTTTACACGGCACACCAAAAGAAATTGCGCCACCAGAACAATTTAGAGTTCCTTTCTTAGTGTGGATGTCAGATAGCTATTTAGCAGAACCTCAAAACAAACAGTTATTTGATAACCTAAAACGTAATCAAGATGTAGAGCGTACGTTCTATCACCATAATATTTTTGATTCAATGTTAGGTTGCTTGGGTTATTCATCACCTGATGGTGGCATTAATAATCAAAATAACCTCTGTTTTGGTGATACACCATCAACCCAAGAATAA
- the fdhF gene encoding formate dehydrogenase subunit alpha: MKKVITVCPYCASGCKIYLKVENGKIIGAEGANGLTNQGELCLKGYYGWDFIHDTKILTPRLKTPMIRRERGGKLESVSWDEAIEFASSKLLAIKEKYGAKSIMTTGSSRGPGNEANFVMQKFARAVIGNNNIDCCARVUHGPSVAGLQRSVGNGAMSNSIVEIEDTKCLFVFGYNAADSHPIVARRIVKAKEKGAKIIVCDPRYIETARLADLHLGLKNGSNIALLNAIAHVIIEEGLHDKSFIENHTEQFEEYCKLVESYTPESVEETTGLNASIIREAARMYAKAETATILWGMGVTQFYQGVETVRSLTSLALLTGNLGKKYVGVGPVRGQNNVQGACDMGALPNTLPGYQYVTDEKAREKFAKFWGIESMPDEVGYALSEVPHNIDHGLLKAHYIMGEDPLQTEPDLATIRRTFEKLDLLIVQDIFMTKTASIADVIFPATSWGEHEGVYTAADRGFQRFYKAVEPVGDVKTDWQIISLMATAMGYPMHYNNTKEIWDELRELCPIYYGATYEKMADLAYIQWPCPTEDSPGTQYLYDGGNFDTPNGKGQFFTCEWAPPIDKLSDEFPMVLATVREVGHYSCRSMTGNCKALAALADEPGYVQLNTEDAKQLGIKDQELVWIRSRQGKVITRAAVSDRPNKGAIYMTYQWWIGACNELVAENLSPITKTPEYKYCAVCVEPIKEQAQAEHYVKTEYSNIKRRLREAAEG; this comes from the coding sequence ATGAAAAAAGTCATCACGGTCTGTCCGTATTGCGCCTCAGGATGCAAAATCTACCTGAAGGTGGAAAACGGTAAAATTATTGGCGCTGAAGGAGCCAATGGTTTAACAAACCAAGGTGAGCTGTGTCTGAAAGGGTATTATGGATGGGATTTTATCCATGATACTAAGATACTGACTCCACGTCTTAAAACACCAATGATCCGCCGTGAAAGAGGCGGAAAATTAGAATCGGTTTCTTGGGATGAAGCGATTGAGTTTGCAAGTAGCAAGCTTCTTGCTATCAAAGAGAAATACGGTGCTAAATCTATTATGACAACCGGCTCTTCACGAGGTCCGGGTAACGAAGCTAACTTCGTTATGCAGAAATTCGCTCGTGCGGTTATCGGAAATAATAATATAGACTGCTGTGCTCGTGTCTGACACGGCCCTTCGGTTGCAGGTCTGCAGCGTTCGGTCGGTAATGGTGCTATGAGCAACTCAATCGTTGAGATTGAGGATACCAAATGTCTATTTGTCTTCGGCTATAACGCCGCAGACTCGCATCCTATTGTTGCTCGCCGTATTGTTAAGGCGAAAGAAAAGGGTGCCAAAATTATTGTATGTGACCCTCGTTACATCGAAACAGCACGTTTAGCCGATTTACACTTAGGCTTAAAAAATGGCTCTAACATTGCGCTATTAAATGCCATTGCGCATGTGATTATTGAAGAAGGATTACATGATAAATCCTTTATCGAAAATCACACCGAGCAATTTGAAGAATATTGTAAATTAGTTGAAAGCTATACACCTGAATCCGTTGAAGAAACCACAGGTTTAAATGCTTCAATTATTCGTGAAGCTGCACGTATGTACGCGAAAGCAGAAACAGCAACAATTCTTTGGGGAATGGGTGTCACTCAATTCTACCAAGGTGTTGAAACGGTGCGTTCACTGACTAGTTTGGCTTTATTAACGGGTAATTTAGGTAAAAAATACGTCGGGGTTGGTCCTGTTCGTGGTCAAAATAACGTACAAGGTGCGTGTGATATGGGCGCATTACCTAACACACTGCCAGGTTATCAATACGTTACTGACGAAAAAGCGCGTGAAAAATTTGCCAAATTCTGGGGCATTGAATCCATGCCTGATGAAGTGGGCTATGCGTTAAGTGAAGTCCCTCATAATATCGATCATGGCTTATTAAAAGCTCACTATATAATGGGTGAAGATCCACTACAAACAGAGCCTGATTTAGCAACCATCCGTAGAACGTTTGAAAAACTGGATTTACTGATAGTGCAAGATATCTTTATGACCAAAACAGCGTCTATTGCTGACGTTATTTTCCCTGCAACATCATGGGGTGAGCATGAAGGTGTTTATACCGCAGCAGACCGTGGCTTCCAACGCTTCTATAAAGCGGTTGAGCCTGTTGGTGATGTAAAAACAGACTGGCAAATTATCAGTCTGATGGCAACAGCAATGGGTTATCCAATGCATTACAACAATACCAAGGAAATTTGGGATGAGTTGCGTGAGTTATGCCCAATTTATTATGGTGCGACTTACGAAAAAATGGCGGACTTGGCTTATATTCAATGGCCTTGCCCAACAGAAGATAGCCCAGGTACACAATATCTGTACGATGGTGGTAACTTTGATACCCCTAACGGTAAAGGTCAATTCTTTACTTGTGAGTGGGCGCCACCAATTGACAAACTTTCTGATGAATTCCCAATGGTACTGGCAACAGTCCGTGAAGTTGGACACTACTCTTGTCGTTCAATGACGGGTAACTGTAAAGCATTGGCGGCGTTGGCTGATGAACCGGGTTATGTTCAATTAAATACAGAAGATGCCAAACAGCTGGGTATTAAAGATCAAGAGTTAGTTTGGATACGCTCTCGTCAAGGTAAAGTTATTACGCGTGCTGCAGTCAGTGATAGACCGAATAAAGGCGCGATATATATGACTTACCAATGGTGGATTGGTGCTTGTAACGAACTGGTTGCAGAGAATTTAAGCCCCATTACTAAAACACCTGAGTATAAATATTGTGCAGTATGTGTGGAGCCAATCAAGGAACAGGCTCAGGCAGAACACTATGTGAAAACGGAATATAGCAATATTAAACGTCGTTTAAGAGAAGCCGCCGAGGGCTAA
- a CDS encoding PTS transporter subunit EIIC gives MKKLINALQAFGKSLYGPVLILPIVGLYIALGNVFGNGNLAEYIPFLNHPVIQSIGQLLAKSSVAILVNLALIFAVGIPIGLAKKDKGYAGLIGLVVFVIFTNAMNITLTLQGKLVSAEEMRAAGQGMVLGVQVLEMGVFAGILTGAISGWLYNRYSGRQFNGIMAIYSGHCFVAIIAIPFTIALAVLMCEIWPFAQAGITKMALVIHDSGAFGALIYGFLERILIPTGLHHLVYTPFLYTELGGVADVCGTTYQGARNIYFAEMACSDVKQLSSTVIWDARGIAKMFGLTAAAAAMISVAKKEKKQIAKAILIPAAATSFLLGVTEPLEFSFLFVAPILFLVHAVLTGIGMMLFYLLGVHAIGANGVIDFILYNLPLGTEKSNWPMYIVVGLIMSALYFVIFRTLILKLNLKTPGREDDDEETRLYSKEDYKKKAEAGTASEETTQTINELGEEIIEGLGGRDNIEVVDNCYTRLRVIVKNVDVIHEDILKKTGAKGVVRHGNNVQVVYGLHVKKMREAVEAAL, from the coding sequence ATGAAAAAACTCATTAATGCCCTACAAGCGTTTGGTAAATCCCTATATGGCCCCGTCTTGATATTACCTATTGTCGGTTTGTATATCGCTTTAGGCAATGTCTTTGGCAATGGCAATCTTGCGGAATATATTCCGTTTTTAAATCACCCGGTTATTCAAAGTATTGGGCAATTACTTGCAAAATCATCAGTTGCTATTTTAGTTAATTTAGCACTGATTTTTGCTGTGGGTATTCCCATTGGTTTAGCGAAAAAAGACAAAGGCTATGCAGGTTTAATTGGCTTGGTGGTATTTGTTATTTTCACAAATGCCATGAACATTACGCTAACACTGCAAGGTAAACTGGTTAGTGCTGAAGAAATGCGAGCTGCCGGTCAAGGCATGGTATTAGGTGTCCAAGTCCTCGAAATGGGCGTATTTGCAGGTATTTTAACGGGGGCAATATCAGGATGGCTTTATAACCGTTATTCAGGTCGTCAGTTTAACGGCATTATGGCTATCTACTCAGGGCACTGTTTTGTGGCGATCATCGCCATTCCATTTACGATAGCATTAGCGGTTTTAATGTGTGAAATCTGGCCTTTTGCTCAAGCGGGCATTACCAAAATGGCGCTCGTTATTCATGATTCAGGCGCTTTTGGTGCGCTAATTTATGGCTTCTTAGAACGTATTCTGATCCCAACAGGATTACATCATTTAGTTTATACCCCATTCTTATATACCGAATTAGGTGGTGTTGCTGATGTTTGTGGCACAACTTACCAAGGTGCAAGAAATATCTACTTTGCTGAAATGGCATGCTCTGACGTTAAGCAACTGAGTAGCACGGTAATTTGGGATGCTCGTGGTATCGCTAAAATGTTTGGTTTAACAGCTGCTGCGGCTGCCATGATCTCTGTGGCTAAAAAAGAGAAAAAACAGATAGCGAAGGCGATTTTAATTCCGGCAGCCGCTACCTCTTTTTTACTGGGTGTCACAGAGCCTCTTGAATTTTCCTTCTTGTTTGTTGCCCCTATTTTGTTTTTAGTTCACGCCGTATTAACCGGTATTGGCATGATGTTGTTCTATTTATTAGGTGTTCATGCGATTGGTGCAAATGGTGTGATTGATTTCATTTTATATAACTTGCCATTAGGCACTGAAAAATCAAATTGGCCTATGTATATCGTGGTGGGTTTGATTATGTCAGCGCTCTATTTCGTTATCTTTAGAACCTTGATTTTAAAACTCAATCTTAAAACACCGGGTCGTGAAGATGATGATGAAGAGACGCGTTTATACAGCAAAGAAGACTACAAGAAAAAAGCAGAAGCAGGCACTGCCTCTGAAGAAACTACTCAAACTATCAATGAGTTAGGTGAAGAGATTATTGAAGGGCTAGGCGGGCGTGACAATATTGAAGTGGTTGATAATTGTTATACCCGATTAAGAGTCATTGTTAAAAATGTCGATGTAATTCATGAAGATATCTTGAAAAAAACCGGAGCTAAAGGCGTTGTACGCCACGGTAATAACGTTCAAGTGGTTTATGGATTACATGTGAAAAAAATGCGTGAAGCGGTCGAAGCCGCACTTTAA